The proteins below are encoded in one region of Longimicrobiales bacterium:
- a CDS encoding PadR family transcriptional regulator, translated as MTGTLDLLVLKALQLGDAHGWGIMDRIRSASGNELQVNQGSLYPSLYRLKRQGLIGSRWAVTENNRRARFYTLTAKGRERLAAERREWQRLSEAVNRVLATQVAS; from the coding sequence GTGACCGGAACGCTGGACCTGCTGGTGCTCAAGGCGCTGCAGCTCGGCGACGCGCACGGCTGGGGGATCATGGACCGGATCCGCAGCGCGTCGGGGAACGAGCTGCAGGTGAACCAGGGATCGCTCTATCCGTCGCTGTACCGGCTGAAGCGGCAGGGGCTGATCGGCAGTCGGTGGGCGGTCACGGAGAACAACCGGCGTGCACGGTTCTATACGCTCACGGCAAAGGGGCGCGAGCGGCTGGCGGCGGAGCGTCGCGAGTGGCAGCGGCTGTCGGAGGCGGTGAACCGGGTGCTTGCCACGCAGGTTGCCTCGTGA